In one Streptomyces sp. NBC_01241 genomic region, the following are encoded:
- a CDS encoding GNAT family N-acetyltransferase: protein MLCLYTVFGMELRMTSTFPSISISTDRLVLRPFDMADVPAYIEMMNDELVTAWTEAPHPYTQVDAERWVRRIAPAQRTTSDGIVFAVTEFLTQRLVGSVRLHHTDWRTLATEAAYITAPWARGEGYATEAVLALAQWLFRDQGFERIELRTAADNTAAQQVAQKLGCISEGVLRNACIARIQTVDGSWTDIRNDLIVWGLLPEDLEGVAEQLADAGGYGAYNDWN from the coding sequence ATGCTGTGCCTTTACACGGTCTTCGGCATGGAGCTGCGCATGACTTCCACCTTTCCGTCCATCTCCATCAGCACGGATCGGTTGGTGCTGCGCCCTTTCGACATGGCGGACGTCCCCGCGTACATCGAGATGATGAACGACGAACTCGTCACCGCCTGGACCGAGGCCCCCCACCCCTACACCCAGGTCGACGCCGAACGCTGGGTCCGCAGGATCGCTCCCGCACAGCGCACCACCAGCGACGGCATCGTCTTCGCCGTCACCGAATTCCTCACCCAGCGACTCGTCGGCTCGGTGCGCCTGCACCACACGGACTGGCGCACCCTCGCCACCGAGGCCGCGTACATCACCGCCCCCTGGGCACGCGGCGAGGGCTACGCCACCGAGGCCGTACTCGCGCTGGCCCAGTGGCTCTTCCGCGACCAGGGCTTCGAGCGCATCGAACTGCGCACCGCCGCCGACAACACCGCTGCCCAGCAGGTCGCCCAGAAGCTCGGCTGCATCAGCGAGGGAGTCCTGCGCAACGCCTGCATAGCGCGCATCCAGACGGTGGACGGCAGCTGGACCGACATCAGGAACGACCTGATCGTCTGGGGCCTGCTCCCCGAGGATCTCGAAGGAGTCGCCGAGCAACTCGCCGACGCGGGCGGCTACGGTGCCTACAACGACTGGAACTGA
- a CDS encoding glycerophosphodiester phosphodiesterase → MTERAQAGPGRRTLLGAGAAVLGTAALGLAGGPADAAGNAAGNTAGRPGGHGFRLDLPVPTVIGHRGTSGYRPEHTLGSYQLALDMGAHIIEQDLVPTKDGHLVCRHENDITATTDVGAHPEFASRKTTKKVDGVSLTGWFTEDFTLAELKTLRATERIPGTRQKNTLYDGRWEIPTFEEVLRWADREGRRRGKPVWLYVETKHPTYFRGLGLGLEEPLAKLLRRYNRHRVQSPLILQSFEPGSIQRLAGLVATPRVVLLSGAGERPWDFVTSGDPRTVADLVKPEGLKWMASFAQGIGPTLDLIIPKDASGHLTAPTTLVTDAHAQGLVLHPYTLRNENTFLPADFRRGTDPTAYGDAFGAFQAYFATGIDGIFSDNPDTALLAAADFAAK, encoded by the coding sequence ATGACAGAGCGCGCGCAGGCAGGTCCCGGCCGCAGAACCCTGCTCGGTGCGGGGGCCGCCGTACTGGGCACGGCCGCCCTCGGACTGGCCGGCGGCCCGGCCGACGCCGCCGGGAACGCGGCCGGGAACACCGCCGGACGGCCGGGCGGCCACGGCTTCCGCCTCGATCTGCCGGTGCCCACCGTCATCGGGCACCGCGGCACCAGCGGCTACCGGCCCGAGCACACCCTCGGCTCCTACCAGCTGGCCCTCGACATGGGGGCGCACATCATCGAGCAGGACCTGGTGCCGACCAAGGACGGCCACCTCGTCTGCCGTCACGAGAACGACATCACCGCGACCACCGACGTCGGCGCCCACCCCGAGTTCGCGAGCCGCAAGACCACGAAGAAGGTCGACGGGGTCTCGCTCACCGGCTGGTTCACCGAGGACTTCACCCTCGCAGAACTGAAGACACTGCGGGCCACGGAACGCATCCCCGGCACCCGTCAGAAGAACACGCTCTACGACGGCCGCTGGGAGATCCCCACCTTCGAAGAGGTGCTGCGCTGGGCCGACCGTGAGGGCCGCAGGCGCGGCAAGCCGGTCTGGCTGTACGTCGAGACCAAGCACCCCACCTACTTCCGGGGCCTGGGCCTCGGCCTCGAAGAGCCCCTCGCCAAGCTGCTGCGCCGCTACAACCGCCACCGCGTGCAGTCGCCGCTCATCCTCCAGTCCTTCGAGCCCGGCAGCATCCAGCGCCTGGCCGGACTCGTCGCCACCCCGCGCGTCGTCCTGCTCTCCGGCGCGGGCGAGCGCCCCTGGGATTTCGTCACGTCCGGCGATCCGCGCACCGTGGCCGACCTGGTGAAGCCCGAGGGCCTGAAGTGGATGGCCTCCTTCGCCCAGGGCATCGGACCCACCCTGGACCTGATCATCCCCAAGGACGCCTCGGGGCACCTCACCGCACCCACCACCCTCGTGACGGATGCGCACGCCCAGGGCCTGGTCCTGCACCCGTACACCCTGCGCAACGAGAACACCTTCCTGCCCGCCGACTTCCGGCGCGGCACGGACCCCACCGCGTACGGTGACGCCTTCGGCGCGTTCCAGGCGTACTTCGCGACGGGTATCGACGGGATCTTCTCCGACAACCCGGACACCGCTCTCCTCGCCGCGGCGGACTTCGCCGCGAAGTGA
- a CDS encoding GNAT family N-acetyltransferase, with translation MGMSVIISAATAQDAEEILKLQYLCFQTEAELYGNYRIDPLVQTLDSVRAEIATHLVFVARLGDEVVGAVRGSIDQDGAGQIGRLCVHPRLQGHGLGARLLRAAESGLADERSATRFRLHTGHRSEGNLRLYRRAGYAPVGNEMSQDGVRMILLEKDATAPVYVASA, from the coding sequence ATGGGCATGAGTGTGATCATCTCGGCGGCGACGGCACAGGATGCCGAAGAGATCTTGAAACTTCAGTACCTCTGTTTCCAGACCGAGGCGGAGCTGTACGGGAACTACCGGATCGACCCGCTGGTCCAGACGCTCGATTCGGTGCGCGCCGAGATCGCCACGCATCTGGTGTTCGTCGCGCGGCTGGGTGACGAAGTCGTCGGTGCGGTCCGCGGATCCATCGATCAGGACGGCGCCGGGCAGATCGGCAGGCTCTGCGTCCACCCGCGGCTCCAGGGGCACGGCCTCGGTGCCCGGCTGCTGCGGGCCGCGGAGTCGGGACTCGCCGACGAGCGGTCGGCCACCCGCTTCCGGCTGCACACCGGGCATCGCAGCGAGGGCAACCTGCGCCTCTACCGACGGGCCGGCTACGCCCCCGTGGGCAACGAGATGAGCCAGGACGGCGTCCGGATGATCCTGCTGGAGAAGGACGCGACCGCGCCCGTCTACGTCGCGAGCGCGTAG
- a CDS encoding lysophospholipid acyltransferase family protein: MSRHALIKAVLGPILRLMFRPQVEGVENIPGDGPVILAGNHLTFIDSMIMPICCDRPVYYIGKDEYVTGKGLKGRAMAWFFTGCGMIPVDRDGGRGGVAALMTGRRVLEEGKAFAIYPEGTRSPDGRLYRGRTGIARLTLMTGAPVVPFAMIGTDKLQPGGTGLPRPGKVTVRFGEPMEFSRYEGMDRDRYVLRAVTDSVMAEVMRLSGQEYVDMYATKAKAA, encoded by the coding sequence TTGTCCCGACACGCACTCATCAAGGCAGTGCTCGGACCGATCTTGCGCCTGATGTTCCGCCCCCAGGTGGAGGGCGTGGAGAACATCCCCGGGGACGGTCCGGTGATCCTCGCGGGCAATCATCTGACGTTCATCGACTCGATGATCATGCCGATCTGCTGCGACCGGCCGGTGTACTACATCGGCAAGGACGAGTACGTGACGGGCAAGGGGCTCAAGGGCCGGGCGATGGCCTGGTTCTTCACGGGCTGCGGCATGATCCCGGTGGACCGAGACGGCGGGCGCGGCGGTGTCGCGGCGCTGATGACGGGCCGTCGGGTGCTGGAGGAGGGCAAGGCCTTCGCCATCTACCCGGAGGGCACCCGCTCCCCCGACGGCCGTCTCTACCGGGGCCGTACGGGCATCGCCCGGCTGACGCTGATGACCGGCGCGCCGGTGGTGCCGTTCGCGATGATCGGCACGGACAAACTGCAGCCCGGTGGTACCGGTCTGCCCCGCCCCGGCAAGGTGACGGTCCGCTTCGGTGAGCCGATGGAGTTCTCCCGCTACGAGGGCATGGACCGCGACCGCTATGTGCTGCGGGCGGTCACCGACTCCGTGATGGCCGAAGTGATGCGGCTGTCGGGTCAGGAGTACGTCGACATGTACGCCACGAAGGCGAAGGCCGCGTGA
- a CDS encoding methionine ABC transporter ATP-binding protein has translation MITTTGLTKVYQSRDREVTALDGVDLHVREGEVYGVIGQSGAGKSSLIRCVNLLERPTSGTVTVAGQDLTALAGRGRRAGKELREARSRIGMVFQHFNLLASRTVQDNVELPLEILGVSGKDRARKALELLDLVGLADKAKSYPGQLSGGQKQRVGIARALAGDPKVLLSDEATSALDPETTRSILQLLRDLNQQLGLTVLLITHEMDVVKTICDSAALMQRGRIIESGTVGELLATPGSELAHELFPVGGTASGPDRTVVDVTFHGEAATQPLISQLSRTYNIDISILGAAMDTVGGKQIGRMRIELPGRFEENVVPIGFLREQGLQAEVVEHDAASIPVQTPAPLTKEVAK, from the coding sequence GTGATCACCACTACGGGCCTCACGAAGGTCTACCAGTCGCGCGACCGCGAGGTCACCGCCCTGGACGGCGTCGACCTGCACGTCCGCGAGGGCGAGGTGTACGGCGTCATCGGACAGAGCGGCGCCGGAAAATCCTCCCTCATCCGCTGCGTCAACCTCCTGGAACGCCCCACTTCCGGCACCGTCACCGTGGCCGGCCAGGACCTCACCGCACTCGCCGGCCGGGGCCGCCGGGCCGGCAAGGAACTGCGCGAGGCACGCAGCCGCATCGGCATGGTCTTCCAGCACTTCAACCTGCTGGCCTCCCGCACCGTCCAGGACAACGTCGAACTCCCGCTGGAGATCCTCGGCGTATCCGGCAAGGACCGGGCCCGCAAGGCCCTCGAACTCCTCGACCTCGTCGGCCTCGCCGACAAGGCCAAGTCCTACCCGGGCCAGCTCTCCGGCGGTCAGAAGCAGCGCGTCGGCATCGCCCGCGCACTCGCCGGCGACCCCAAGGTGCTGCTCTCCGACGAGGCGACCTCCGCCCTCGACCCCGAGACCACCCGCTCCATCCTCCAGCTGCTGCGCGACCTCAACCAGCAGCTCGGCCTGACGGTCCTGCTCATCACGCACGAGATGGACGTCGTCAAGACGATCTGCGACTCCGCCGCGCTGATGCAGCGGGGACGCATCATCGAATCCGGCACCGTCGGCGAACTCCTCGCCACCCCCGGCTCCGAACTGGCCCACGAACTGTTCCCCGTCGGCGGTACGGCCTCCGGCCCCGACCGCACGGTCGTCGACGTCACCTTCCACGGCGAGGCCGCCACCCAGCCGTTGATCTCGCAGCTCTCCCGTACGTACAACATCGACATCTCGATCCTGGGCGCCGCGATGGACACCGTCGGCGGCAAACAGATCGGCCGGATGCGCATCGAACTGCCCGGCCGCTTCGAGGAGAACGTCGTCCCGATCGGCTTCCTGCGCGAGCAGGGCCTGCAGGCCGAGGTAGTGGAGCACGACGCCGCCTCCATCCCCGTACAGACCCCCGCCCCGCTCACCAAGGAGGTGGCGAAGTGA
- a CDS encoding sigma-70 family RNA polymerase sigma factor gives MTLLDHVPAGTEAASAAVVRTLHPLVSAEATAEAAASATGAAIEPADLEQAVWLRLLERLALDGPPPDPARWVRNAVRAEARRARRTALHERPYRDETSADPAGCPERIAVGADERRALHAAVDRLPGRCPRLLAAMLAPGDPTYREIAGKLGMSQGSLGPVRSRCLGCLRRMLAAEVAAPEPRGMER, from the coding sequence ATGACGCTTCTCGATCATGTCCCCGCAGGGACCGAAGCCGCCTCCGCGGCCGTCGTCCGCACCCTCCATCCGCTGGTGAGCGCCGAGGCCACGGCCGAGGCGGCAGCCTCGGCGACGGGCGCGGCGATCGAACCCGCCGACCTCGAACAGGCCGTCTGGCTGAGGCTGCTGGAGCGGCTCGCGCTGGACGGGCCGCCGCCGGATCCGGCGCGCTGGGTGCGCAACGCCGTACGGGCGGAGGCCCGCAGGGCCCGCCGCACCGCCCTGCACGAACGCCCCTACCGCGACGAGACCTCCGCGGACCCGGCCGGCTGCCCCGAACGGATCGCCGTCGGTGCCGACGAACGCCGGGCGCTGCACGCCGCGGTGGACCGGCTGCCCGGCCGCTGCCCCCGGCTGCTGGCGGCGATGCTGGCGCCAGGTGACCCCACCTACCGGGAAATCGCAGGGAAGTTGGGTATGTCACAGGGGAGTTTGGGCCCGGTCCGTTCCCGATGCCTTGGATGTCTGCGCAGAATGCTCGCGGCGGAGGTTGCCGCTCCTGAACCGCGGGGAATGGAGCGTTAG
- a CDS encoding MetQ/NlpA family ABC transporter substrate-binding protein produces MRKNIKITAAAAATAALAFGLTACGTSSDPASKSETGAKADTSKALVVAASPTPHADILNFVKKNLADKAGLKLEVKEFTDYVLPNTATETGQVDANFFQHQPYLDDFNKKNNTHLVSVGTVHLEPLGLYSKKVKAIGDIKPGQTIAVPNDTTNEGRALQLLAENGLITLKSGVGTDAKLSDITDKKGLEFKELEAATVPRALNDVDAAVINGNYAIEADLKPSKDALVLEKADGNPYANIIAVKKGNEKDVRVEKLVKLLHSDEVKKFIEDTYQGSVVPAFGTATKS; encoded by the coding sequence GTGCGCAAGAACATCAAGATCACCGCAGCTGCCGCCGCCACCGCCGCCCTGGCCTTCGGCCTCACCGCCTGCGGCACGTCGTCCGACCCGGCCTCCAAGAGCGAGACCGGCGCCAAGGCCGACACCTCCAAGGCACTCGTCGTCGCCGCGTCCCCGACGCCGCACGCCGACATCCTGAACTTCGTCAAGAAGAACCTGGCGGACAAGGCGGGCCTCAAGCTGGAGGTCAAGGAGTTCACGGACTACGTCCTGCCGAACACCGCCACCGAGACCGGCCAGGTCGACGCCAACTTCTTCCAGCACCAGCCGTACCTCGACGACTTCAACAAGAAGAACAACACCCACCTCGTCTCCGTCGGCACCGTCCACCTGGAGCCCCTCGGCCTCTACTCCAAGAAGGTCAAGGCCATCGGCGACATCAAGCCCGGCCAGACCATCGCGGTGCCCAACGACACCACGAACGAGGGCCGCGCCCTCCAGCTGCTCGCCGAGAACGGTCTGATCACCCTCAAGTCCGGCGTCGGCACCGACGCCAAGCTGAGCGACATCACCGACAAGAAGGGCCTGGAGTTCAAGGAGCTGGAGGCCGCGACCGTGCCCCGCGCCCTGAACGATGTGGACGCCGCCGTCATCAACGGCAACTACGCCATCGAGGCCGACCTCAAGCCCTCCAAGGACGCCCTGGTGCTGGAGAAGGCCGACGGCAACCCGTACGCCAATATCATCGCCGTGAAGAAGGGCAACGAGAAGGACGTCCGGGTCGAGAAGCTCGTCAAGCTCCTGCACTCCGACGAGGTCAAGAAGTTCATCGAGGACACCTACCAGGGCTCGGTCGTCCCGGCCTTCGGCACTGCGACCAAGTCCTGA
- a CDS encoding methionine ABC transporter permease has translation MTWSEMQPLLTQGTVDTLYMVLWSAVVTVLVGLPLGVLLVLTDKGGLLQNTPVNKIIGVIVNIGRSLPFIILLIALIPFTTWVVGTFIGPTAMIVPLAVGAIPFFARLVETAVREVDHGLVEAVQSMGGSIPTIVRKVLLPQALPSLVSGVTTTVIVLIGYSAMAGAVGGEGLGSKAVTYGFQRFDNQFMLITVALLIVIVTVIQLIGDAAVRLLARRGRTTT, from the coding sequence GTGACCTGGTCCGAAATGCAGCCGCTGCTCACCCAGGGAACCGTCGACACCCTCTACATGGTGCTCTGGTCCGCGGTCGTCACCGTTCTCGTGGGGCTGCCGCTCGGTGTCCTGCTGGTTCTCACCGACAAGGGCGGGCTGCTCCAGAACACTCCGGTGAACAAGATCATCGGAGTGATCGTGAACATCGGCCGGTCGCTGCCGTTCATCATCCTGCTGATCGCTCTGATCCCCTTCACCACCTGGGTCGTCGGCACCTTCATCGGCCCGACCGCGATGATCGTGCCGCTGGCCGTCGGCGCCATCCCGTTCTTCGCACGGCTCGTCGAGACGGCCGTCCGCGAGGTCGACCACGGGCTCGTCGAGGCCGTCCAGTCGATGGGCGGATCCATCCCCACGATCGTCCGCAAGGTACTGCTCCCGCAGGCACTGCCCTCGCTCGTCTCCGGCGTCACCACCACCGTCATCGTGCTCATCGGCTACTCCGCGATGGCCGGCGCGGTAGGCGGCGAAGGGCTCGGCTCCAAGGCCGTCACCTACGGATTCCAGCGCTTCGACAACCAGTTCATGCTCATCACCGTCGCGCTGCTCATCGTCATCGTGACCGTGATCCAGCTGATCGGCGACGCGGCGGTACGCCTGCTGGCCCGCCGGGGCCGCACCACCACCTGA